Proteins from one Triticum aestivum cultivar Chinese Spring chromosome 7A, IWGSC CS RefSeq v2.1, whole genome shotgun sequence genomic window:
- the LOC123148199 gene encoding CBL-interacting protein kinase 24 isoform X2 encodes MAGAARKKLVGRYEVGRTIGQGSFAKVKFAVDADTGAPVAMKVLDKATILNNRMLQQIKKEISIMKIVRHPNIIRLNEVLAGQTKIYIIMELITGGELFDKIARQGKLRENEARKYFQQLIDAINYCHSKGVYHRDLKPENLLLDSRGNLKVSDFGLSSLSKNGFLHTTCGTPNYVAPEVLSDGGYDGSAADIWSCGVILYVLMAGYLPFEENDLPTLYDKITAAHFSCPDWFSQGAKSLIQRILDPNPKTRMTIKEMKADTWFSKNYVGVRHGEDENVSLDDVQAAFDNIEDKYVSEQVTRNDGGPLMMNAFEMITLSQGLNLSSLFDRQQEYVKRQTRFVSRKPAKTIAATIEVVADSMGLKVHSQNYKLRLEGVSSNKMSPFAVVLEIFEVAPSLFMVDVRKFYKNLCSKLESIIWRPIEVSAKSAFLRTTTC; translated from the exons ATGGCGGGCGCGGCCAGGAAGAAGCTTGTTGGGCGGTACGAGGTGGGGCGGACCATCGGGCAGGGGTCGTTCGCCAAGGTGAAGTTCGCGGTCGACGCCGACACGGGCGCCCCCGTCGCCATGAAGGTGCTCGACAAGGCCACCATCCTCAACAACCGGATGCTGCAACAG ATAAAAAAGGAGATATCAATAATGAAGATTGTAAGACACCCCAACATCATCAGGCTAAACGAG GTTCTAGCTGGACAGACAAAGATATACATAATCATGGAGCTTATCACCGGAGGCGAGCTGTTCGATAAAATA GCCCGCCAAGGGAAGCTTCGTGAAAATGAGGCTAGGAAGTATTTCCAGCAGCTTATTGATGCCATTAACTATTGCCATAGTAAAGGTGTCTATCATAGAGATCTGAAG CCTGAAAACCTGCTTCTTGATTCACGCGGGAACTTAAAAGTTTCTGATTTCGGACTTAGCTCACTGTCCAAAAAC GGCTTTCTTCACACAACATGTGGCACCCCGAATTATGTTGCTCCTGAG GTGCTTAGCGATGGTGGCTATGATGGATCTGCAGCAGATATTTGGTCATGTGGTGTCATTCTTTACGTTTTAATGGCTGGGTACCTTCCCTTTGAAGAAAATGATCTTCCAACCTTGTATGATAAG ATAACTGCAGCTCACTTTTCATGCCCAGATTGGTTCTCTCAAGGAGCCAAGTCATTGATCCAGAGAATACTTGATCCAAATCCAAAAACT CGTATGACTATTAAAGAAATGAAGGCAGACACATGGTTTAGCAAGAATTATGTAGGCGTTAGACATGGTGAAGATGAAAACGTCAGTCTGGATGATGTACAGGCTGCTTTTGATAATATCGAG GACAAGTATGTATCTGAGCAAGTTACTCGTAATGACGGTGGTCCTCTTATGATGAATGCCTTTGAGATGATTACCCTATCTCAAGGTTTAAATCTTTCATCATTATTTGATAGACAACAG GAGTATGTCAAACGCCAAACTCGCTTCGTCTCAAGGAAACCAGCAAAGACTATAGCTGCTACAATTGAAGTTGTTGCTGATTCCATGGGTCTCAAGGTGCATTCCCAGAATTACAAG TTGCGTCTTGAAGGAGTATCATCAAACAAAATGAGCCCATTTGCTGTTGTTCTAGAG ATATTTGAAGTCGCTCCTTCTCTATTTATGGTGGATGTTCGAAAG TTCTACAAGAACTTATGCAGCAAGCTTGAGAGCATAATCTGGAGACCGATAGAGGTTTCTGCAAAATCTGCATTTCTGAGGACAACTACTTGCTAG
- the LOC123148199 gene encoding CBL-interacting protein kinase 24 isoform X1: MAGAARKKLVGRYEVGRTIGQGSFAKVKFAVDADTGAPVAMKVLDKATILNNRMLQQIKKEISIMKIVRHPNIIRLNEVLAGQTKIYIIMELITGGELFDKIARQGKLRENEARKYFQQLIDAINYCHSKGVYHRDLKPENLLLDSRGNLKVSDFGLSSLSKNGFLHTTCGTPNYVAPEVLSDGGYDGSAADIWSCGVILYVLMAGYLPFEENDLPTLYDKITAAHFSCPDWFSQGAKSLIQRILDPNPKTRMTIKEMKADTWFSKNYVGVRHGEDENVSLDDVQAAFDNIEDKYVSEQVTRNDGGPLMMNAFEMITLSQGLNLSSLFDRQQEYVKRQTRFVSRKPAKTIAATIEVVADSMGLKVHSQNYKLRLEGVSSNKMSPFAVVLEIFEVAPSLFMVDVRKVAGDSLEYHRFYKNLCSKLESIIWRPIEVSAKSAFLRTTTC; the protein is encoded by the exons ATGGCGGGCGCGGCCAGGAAGAAGCTTGTTGGGCGGTACGAGGTGGGGCGGACCATCGGGCAGGGGTCGTTCGCCAAGGTGAAGTTCGCGGTCGACGCCGACACGGGCGCCCCCGTCGCCATGAAGGTGCTCGACAAGGCCACCATCCTCAACAACCGGATGCTGCAACAG ATAAAAAAGGAGATATCAATAATGAAGATTGTAAGACACCCCAACATCATCAGGCTAAACGAG GTTCTAGCTGGACAGACAAAGATATACATAATCATGGAGCTTATCACCGGAGGCGAGCTGTTCGATAAAATA GCCCGCCAAGGGAAGCTTCGTGAAAATGAGGCTAGGAAGTATTTCCAGCAGCTTATTGATGCCATTAACTATTGCCATAGTAAAGGTGTCTATCATAGAGATCTGAAG CCTGAAAACCTGCTTCTTGATTCACGCGGGAACTTAAAAGTTTCTGATTTCGGACTTAGCTCACTGTCCAAAAAC GGCTTTCTTCACACAACATGTGGCACCCCGAATTATGTTGCTCCTGAG GTGCTTAGCGATGGTGGCTATGATGGATCTGCAGCAGATATTTGGTCATGTGGTGTCATTCTTTACGTTTTAATGGCTGGGTACCTTCCCTTTGAAGAAAATGATCTTCCAACCTTGTATGATAAG ATAACTGCAGCTCACTTTTCATGCCCAGATTGGTTCTCTCAAGGAGCCAAGTCATTGATCCAGAGAATACTTGATCCAAATCCAAAAACT CGTATGACTATTAAAGAAATGAAGGCAGACACATGGTTTAGCAAGAATTATGTAGGCGTTAGACATGGTGAAGATGAAAACGTCAGTCTGGATGATGTACAGGCTGCTTTTGATAATATCGAG GACAAGTATGTATCTGAGCAAGTTACTCGTAATGACGGTGGTCCTCTTATGATGAATGCCTTTGAGATGATTACCCTATCTCAAGGTTTAAATCTTTCATCATTATTTGATAGACAACAG GAGTATGTCAAACGCCAAACTCGCTTCGTCTCAAGGAAACCAGCAAAGACTATAGCTGCTACAATTGAAGTTGTTGCTGATTCCATGGGTCTCAAGGTGCATTCCCAGAATTACAAG TTGCGTCTTGAAGGAGTATCATCAAACAAAATGAGCCCATTTGCTGTTGTTCTAGAG ATATTTGAAGTCGCTCCTTCTCTATTTATGGTGGATGTTCGAAAGGTTGCTGGTGACTCTCTGGAATACCACAGG TTCTACAAGAACTTATGCAGCAAGCTTGAGAGCATAATCTGGAGACCGATAGAGGTTTCTGCAAAATCTGCATTTCTGAGGACAACTACTTGCTAG